The sequence AGAAAGCGCATGACCTTGTGCAAGTAGGGCCCATCAACAAGAAACTTGCAGTTTTTTGAGAATAGCACTCTCCCCGATTAGGACAGCGACCTTCTTCACAAATCGTGTGAATCTGCCGTTGCTTAATAATACGTTGAACAGTCGAAAGTTCGCTAGCATTACCAATAGGACGGCGCAACCACGGTGGCATTGCTTTTATTTCCGATTTAATAGAAGCTTTTTTTGTAGAATTTGTAGACATCTGCTATTTATTTGAAGTAATACAGATTAAGTGGGTTACATTTCAAATCTTGCACTAGTAAAACTTAGTCTTAAAACCGCTTTAAAATGAATTTGAGCCGCAATAATTCAACAAAGTCGGATAAATCATACTATACATGGCTTTGATTAGGTTACAACACAGTTGTTTTTTTATCTAGAAATTAATTGCGAGCCGTAAGTGAAACGGTTATAAGAATGGTGCAAGATGTAACTTGAGTTCTACTGGCATCAAAAAATATACTTAAAGCGATTAAGAATCGAAATAAATAAAAAGCATGTGAAGATTTTGGGTTAACTTTTCCGTACTTAAGTTTTAATACTTATATTTAGAGTTAAAGATAGAGCCAAATATAGAAAAATTACTTTAAATTACCGAGAAACCATTATTCTCCACAAATCGGTTGATATCCTGGAATAACTCTTATACCGCGATGATTTAGCAAAAAAATATTGTTTGTAAAGCAATATATGAAACTGATAGCAAGCCTCATATCATGTTTTATAAAACACCTATAGAATTGCTATTTTCTCGGAAATTACTCTCCCCCAATCAATATATATTTTGGATATAGTGGGATAACTCTAGTATTCGGCTATCGGCGAAAACGCCATTTAAACCTAAATTATCTTTTAGAGCGAAACATCGTGGCAAATAATAAAATTTTAGTTATTGATGACACTACAGTCGTGCGAGTCAAAGTACGGGAAATGTTACCCCCAGGAAACTTCCAAGTGCTGGAAGCAAAAGATGGCTTAGAAGGGCTTAAATTAATCCGTAAGGAAAAATTTAGTTTAATTATGCTGGATTTTCTGCTACCAAAAATGAGCGGTTGGGAAGTTTATCAGGAAATTCAAGCACAGCCAGATTTAAGAAAAACTCCTTTGGTTGTAATGTCAGGACGTAAAGAGGAAGTTACAGAAAAAATTTCTGAACCCTTTGAACATTTTGAATTTCTCAATAAGCCTTTTGACCAAAAACAGCTAATTAGCTCAATAAAAGCCGCAATGGCAAAGGCAAAACAACCGAGAAAACAACCTGCAACCGTAGCGGCTGTTCACCAAAATGGAACTAATGGTACTAACGGCACTAATGGAGTAAACGGAACTAATGGAACTGTAAGTGCAGAATTCCCCAATTCTTCAGCAGAAATAGATGCATTGAACGAGAAAATGGCGAAAATGCAAACAGAAATAGACGGTTTGAAAAAACAGTTAACTCAGGTTGTTGCTTACATCAAGCAAAAAATGAAATAGCTTTGTTGGTAAATATAAAATTGGACTTCAAATATAGTTACGGCCTGTGCAAACGGGCTTTTTATTTGAGTCAATTTTTTATTACAAACATTGAAAACTATTCCTAGGCTTTTATATAAAATTGTGCCGCTAGGCGAAAATTATAAATACCGCAACTTTGATTTGAATAAAAGCTGTTACGTATATATAAGGTGATAGTTTGAATGCATATTACAAACGCAGTATTTATACGGTAGACAACTTGCGATGTGGATATAAAAAGCCACGATATTGCCATTGTATTTACACATTTCGCCCCTTATCAGACACCTTGTTTCAACAAAAACATCAAATAGTCATCCTAAAGTTAAATTACGGATATTTTTTGAAGAAAAATTATACTTAAATAAATAATTTAAGTTGATTTCATTTTTATAAAAACGCAGTATTTCCAGTACTTTCAGAGATTCTGCACGTAGTATATCAATCAAAATATACTATAAACTCTAATTATTTAATACATACAAGTGATACAGTTACTTGCTTGATGGGAACAATAAAGCCAACACATGCTAGTGAATTGGAATAGTAAGAATGGTCTTATCATCATCATCAAGATTATCTATGGTCTCTGGTTATCTTATTGTTGAGCAATTATACTTAAGCGAAAAAACGGTCATTTACAAAGCAATTAGAGAAAAAGACCAAAAGCCTGTAGTAATAAAAATGATGCGAAAGGAAAATCCTACTCCTCAAGAAATTGCTGAGTTTCGCAATCAATACCTTCTGACTAAAAATTTAAATGCACCCAATATTGTAAAGTCTTATAGCTTAGAAGATTTTCACAAAAGCGTGGCTTTTGTAATGGAAGACTTTGGAGGGATTTCACTTAGAAATGAGATAAAGCGGTGGAATTCCGAACAAATACGCACGAATCAGACTTTCATTGGTGATTTTCTCAAGATTGCAATTCAAATAACTTCTGGGATAAATCATTTACATAGTAACCAGATAATTCATAAAGATATTAAGCCAGACAACATCCTTATAAATCCCAAGACTGGGGAAATCAAAATTACAGATTTTAGTCTTTCCACTATTTTGCCTAGAGAAGTCCAATTTATTATTAACCCTGACGTACTAGAGGGTACACTCGCTTATATTTCTCCGGAACAAACTGGAAGGATGAATCGAGGTATTGACTATCGAACCGATTATTATTCTCTCGGTGTAACTTTGTTTGAACTGCTTACTGGGGAGTTACCTTTCGACAACCAAAATCCCTTAGAGTTGATTTACTGTCATATTTCGACAAAGCCACCATTACAAAAAATTGTCAAACATAATATTCCTTCTATAATTTCTGAGATCATCTGTAAATTGATGGCAAAAAATGCCGAAGACCGCTATCAAAGTGCTTTTGGACTAAAGTATGATTTGCAATTGTGTCTGCAACATTTACAAAAAAATAATCAGATAGAACCTTTTGAATTAGCAACTAAAGATATATCTGACCGTTTTTCAATACCCGAAAAACTTTATGGTAGAGAAGCAGAGGTAGAACAATTACTTGCTGCTTTTGATAGAGTAATTAACCCTCCTCAACATCATCTAGAAAAAGAAGAAAAAGTTCGTAAGGGTATAGAAATAGTTTTGGTCAAAGGTTATTCAGGGATGGGGAAGACGGCTGTTGTAAATGAAATACATAAGCCGATTCTGAAAGAAAAAGGCTATTTTATTACAGGAAAATTTAATAAATTACAGCAGGACATTCCATTTTTAGGATGGGTGGAAGCCTTAAAAGATTTAATCGAACAAATTTTGAGCGAAAATGATACGCAAATCAACGACTGGAAAAGAGATATACTTGCGACTTTAGGTGACCAAGCTCAAGTAATTGTTGATTTAATCCCCGAACTAGAATTAGTGATCGGACCACAACCTAAAGCAGCAGAATTGTCTGGAATTACCGCTCAGAATAGATTAAGATTCTTATTTAATAAATTTGTGAGAATTTTTGCAATTAGAAAGCATCCACTAGTTATATTTCTAGATGATTTGCAATGGGCAGATGCGGCTTCATTAGACCTATTTAAATTACTAACAAGCCAGCAAAAGTCAATGCAAAGCTTAGGCATTTCCAATAAAAAATCTGCTATTCAGATGCCCAATTTTAATCCAGCAAATCTGAATGAAAATGATGATGCTTTATTATTGATTGGTTCTTATAGAGATAATGAAATTGATAGCAAACATTTACTCAATTCTACTATTAGGGAGATAGTCAAAGCTAATATAAACATAACTAATTTACTTTTAAAACCTTTACATCAAGGTGATTTAGGCTTTCTAATTTCTGATACTCTAAAATGTGAAGTAGACAGCATTATTTCATTTACTCAAGTAGTATTTGCTAAGACTAAAGGTAATCCATTCTTTGTTCACCAGTTTATTAATTGCCTGTATACGGAAAGAGTTATTAAATTTAACTATGACATAGGTCATTGGGAATGCGATGTTGCAAATGTAAGAAAGTTAGCTCTCACTGATGACGTAGTAGAATTCATGGCGCTTCAAATACAAAAGCTACCAGTATATAATCAAAAACTGCTGAAGTTTGCCGCTTGTATTGGCAATCAATTCGATTTGAAAACGCTTTCGGTTATGAATCAGAAACCTACTGTTGATACCATCACAGACTTATGGGATTCTGTATTACAAGGATTAGTTTTACCTGTAGAAAAGCAAAGTAAATTATCATATCTTGATGATGAAAATACGGCATTAATAACTGATAGCGAAGACAAAAAACGAATTCCATTAGGTCATTTAAAAGCGACTCATTTCAAATTTATACACGATAGAGTTCAACAAGCAGCTTATTCATTAATCCCTGAATCTGAAAAACAGCAAATCCATTTAGAATTAGGCAAACAGCTATTAGAGAAAACTTCTGCTGAATCATGGGAAGAAGATATTTTTGAAACTGTTAATCAGTTTAATAAATCTGTAGCATTAATTAATTCTCAGCAAGAACGTGACGAGTTAGCAAAAATGAACTTGCTGGCTGGGGAAAAGGCTCTCTCGTCAACAGCTTATACAGCAGCATTTAATTATTTATACACAGGGAAGAAACTACTTGCTTCAAATACTTGGCAGTCTGAGTACGAGCTAAGTTTGAATTTGTATGAATCATTATCTGAAGTTGCTTATTTGATGGGAGATTTTGAAGCTTCGGAAGAATTTGCGGAAGTGGTATTGGCACGAGCCAAAAAATTGTTAGAAAAAGTTAAAGTTTATGAGATTAAAATTCAGTCTTATGGCGCGCAAGGTAAAGCAATAGAAGCAGTAAATATAGCTTTAGAAATTCTCAAGCAGCTAGAAATAATATTCCCTAAAAATCCAACCCAGTCCGATGTTGAACAAGCAATGCTACAAATAGCATCCAATATCACAAAAAAAGGAATAGTAGAGTTAGCAGATTTACCAAAAATGCTTGAAGCGCAACCGCTTGCTGCTATGCGTATTCTTGCAAGCGTAATTGGTTTGGCATTTCAAACTACTCCAAATTTATTTTTGTTAATTGCAATAAAACAGGTGGAATTGTCTTTAAGATATGGGAATTCTGATTTATCAGCTTTTGCTTATGTGACTTATGGTTTCATCAATTGTGGAGTCATAGGAGATATTGAT comes from Rivularia sp. PCC 7116 and encodes:
- a CDS encoding response regulator: MANNKILVIDDTTVVRVKVREMLPPGNFQVLEAKDGLEGLKLIRKEKFSLIMLDFLLPKMSGWEVYQEIQAQPDLRKTPLVVMSGRKEEVTEKISEPFEHFEFLNKPFDQKQLISSIKAAMAKAKQPRKQPATVAAVHQNGTNGTNGTNGVNGTNGTVSAEFPNSSAEIDALNEKMAKMQTEIDGLKKQLTQVVAYIKQKMK
- a CDS encoding ATP-binding sensor histidine kinase — encoded protein: MVLSSSSRLSMVSGYLIVEQLYLSEKTVIYKAIREKDQKPVVIKMMRKENPTPQEIAEFRNQYLLTKNLNAPNIVKSYSLEDFHKSVAFVMEDFGGISLRNEIKRWNSEQIRTNQTFIGDFLKIAIQITSGINHLHSNQIIHKDIKPDNILINPKTGEIKITDFSLSTILPREVQFIINPDVLEGTLAYISPEQTGRMNRGIDYRTDYYSLGVTLFELLTGELPFDNQNPLELIYCHISTKPPLQKIVKHNIPSIISEIICKLMAKNAEDRYQSAFGLKYDLQLCLQHLQKNNQIEPFELATKDISDRFSIPEKLYGREAEVEQLLAAFDRVINPPQHHLEKEEKVRKGIEIVLVKGYSGMGKTAVVNEIHKPILKEKGYFITGKFNKLQQDIPFLGWVEALKDLIEQILSENDTQINDWKRDILATLGDQAQVIVDLIPELELVIGPQPKAAELSGITAQNRLRFLFNKFVRIFAIRKHPLVIFLDDLQWADAASLDLFKLLTSQQKSMQSLGISNKKSAIQMPNFNPANLNENDDALLLIGSYRDNEIDSKHLLNSTIREIVKANINITNLLLKPLHQGDLGFLISDTLKCEVDSIISFTQVVFAKTKGNPFFVHQFINCLYTERVIKFNYDIGHWECDVANVRKLALTDDVVEFMALQIQKLPVYNQKLLKFAACIGNQFDLKTLSVMNQKPTVDTITDLWDSVLQGLVLPVEKQSKLSYLDDENTALITDSEDKKRIPLGHLKATHFKFIHDRVQQAAYSLIPESEKQQIHLELGKQLLEKTSAESWEEDIFETVNQFNKSVALINSQQERDELAKMNLLAGEKALSSTAYTAAFNYLYTGKKLLASNTWQSEYELSLNLYESLSEVAYLMGDFEASEEFAEVVLARAKKLLEKVKVYEIKIQSYGAQGKAIEAVNIALEILKQLEIIFPKNPTQSDVEQAMLQIASNITKKGIVELADLPKMLEAQPLAAMRILASVIGLAFQTTPNLFLLIAIKQVELSLRYGNSDLSAFAYVTYGFINCGVIGDIDTGYKLGLLAEKICLKSNIKQTTAKVAEVFNHLIKPWKVHVRDTLKFLLEAYSSNRLAGDLEFAGYALYAHSYTTYFSGKNLLESNQVIAENSLLLKEIKQKRVLAWNDIYLQTVINLVEDNETPYNLIGDAYNEKQMQSLHIDNSDGIAILFLNFCKLQLCYLFNEYCEALKNANHAEQYLYAATGMLVTPQFYFYDSLTRLAVYPEVSESEQQELLKKVSANQEEMNHWANHAPMNFLHKFHIVEAEKHNVLKQKVEAMEFFDLAIAGAKKNEYIHEEALANELAAKFYLKWDKQKIAKTYLDDAYYGYIRWGAKAKAKDLQKRYPQLLDHILLQEDKNFDDTEKHFSNETSDLPEIRYDKTISSSKQTISQCLDLESVIKASQALSEQIKLNEVLSKLMEVIMENAGASKCALFLIKKEGSDLELTAISRKTHILSIDTDLPSISLECSEDVPVRLINYVKRTKGTIVIDDANSQDFLAADKYIVREQPKSILCIPIINQGHFFGILYLENKLTIGVFTHDRIKLLNLITNQAAISIKNAILYNNLIDAKEDLENYNQKLEEKVSQRTQEIYEKNIALKSTLKELKSMQAQLIQTEKMSSLGQMVAGIAHEINNPVNFIHGNINHVNQYVKDLLDLIIVYRQKSNQVDSIIQQKAEEIDLDFVVEDLPKLLNSIEAGTSRIRNIVLGLRNFSRLDEAEMKSVDIHEGIENTLMILQHRFQAKDSCPEIKIVKKYGQLPLVVCYPSQLNQVFLNILGNAVDALQDLHGKNQNTKNPTIHISTEITNSNILKIRIADNGCGIEQKIKQKIFDPFFTTKPVGSGTGLGLSISYKIIVEKHNGHLTCNSIVGKGTEFLIKLPIQ